The Lagenorhynchus albirostris chromosome 17, mLagAlb1.1, whole genome shotgun sequence nucleotide sequence ATTATTGCTACCTCACCCCCAAATGTGCTACGTTCCTAAAAAAGATGAGGGTGAAACAAATGTTTCTGGAAAATTTGTAGATAGTTGTTCTGTTTTTCACAAGATAGACGGATGCTTTGGGATTTGTAGTTCTGGAACATAGAGAAAGATTTGGGCTGCTAAAGGAGTTATAGGTATCAAAAGCAAAAGGTGATAGTtgatattatttaaatgaatgagaTCTCCCAGAAAAGTATGTAGAATGAGAAAAGATGGCCAAAGAGGAGGTCAGAGAATGCCAAGGTAGAATTAGTGAGAGGGTGGCTACAAAGAATTTAGTCTCTTGGGAGCCAATGGGGAGGAAAGtttcaattaaaagaaagtgTTCAAAACCATCGTGTTGCAAAGtggtaataaatgaaaaaggaatttgAGGTGGGCTGGCGGTCTAGAGTATTAGGTAGCAGGGAGCTACTTCTCTATGCCTCTGGTCTCCTCCAGGCGGGGTTTTGCCTAGGCTTGCTGGCCTGCTGGCTCCACCCCTTACCCCATGGAGATGGAATGATGGGTGAGCCCAGGACAGAAACTTTACTTCTGGTTGGGAGCCATCCTGCCTGTAAAGCAGCTTGCTGGTCTCCTCTATAGCCTATTTAAGGGTGAATCTGTTGAGGGGGTGGCCATGGTTGTTGGGAGAGACCTGCAACTGCACAGGAAGCCCATTGTTACTGCTCATCAGCTTTATCAATATTAGAGCTGATGGTCTGCCTTCCTTCAGCTTATTACTTAATTCGCCTTGAATTTGTGTAGGGAGGAGTCCCTTCAAACACCAGAAAGGAACTTTTGGGTATTATTGATACAGTAGTTTTAACCAGAGCCACTTTCTGCAAATTACAgccagcaaaccaaatccagtctGTACCAAAGGAagtcttcacatttttaaagagtttaaaacaaacaaaaaaaaaataaatcagaatacaTCCCAGAGACATATGTGGTCAGCAAAGCCCAAAATATCACCTGGCTCTGTACAGAAAAAGTTGCTAACCCTTGAACTAGAGTAGAGAGGGGTAGCTAGGTTGTAGTTGGATGAAGAATCAGTGGTTTATAAAGAGATACAAAAGTAATCAGAATCTTAACCGTAAACAGAAGGAGAATGTAGGGAGTAGTTGGGGGAAAATGCAAAGCTGAAtgagtttttgttattgttgttttgtttaacaGGAAGGACAGAGTCATTAAAGAGGGAAAATCTGGAGCACTGACTTAGAGGCTTGGGAAAGATCAAAAACTAAACTGGAGTGATTAAGTTTAGAAAGCATTAATGACAGTCCTCTGTGACTTGAGAAAAAGAGCTGAAGAAGACTGAAAATACATAGGTTTAGGTTTTATGCTGGGAATTTATTGGAGTTAATGCCTgagtttccttttaaagagagctgaatgcaatggtgtgttaggtgGCTTGAGAAAAGTCATGACAGTTCGAAAAGTTCAAAACGTTTGATGGATTTCTGGCCAAAGTTTAAAGATACagcaatatatttaaaacacacacatacaaagcaAACAGTAAGTTGTACTGAGTTGGGTGGCTAATGAATGTTctaccttttttccttttaatgttctataaaatggtaataaatagTTAGAATTAAACATAGTAAAATTAGAACTCCTTAGAACAACAAGCTGACAATGACGATAATAACCAAAGAAGCACTGCTCTCATCACTCATTATTGTATGAGactagtcaggtgtattcttatTTCAGCACTGATAACTTTATTCAACTGATAATAGTACTGATGAGAGAATCACTCAAGAATAAGCAGCatgttttatgttaattttctttctgatcttaagGTGCTCCAAAATGACAATACTTTGAATGTACGTGACAAAagctcttatttttatattttgaaagaatgaatagaaatgaGAGGTTCTAACTCAAGTTCAACTTTGTGACTTAGTCATGAACATTCTGCCATTCTACATTACTATGCATCTGATAGCCTCaatatgttttgaatattttattttgcataatgGACTCTTGGGACAGCTCTtgttaaaaatctcatttataaatatgaaaaaaatatgaagctTTTTAACCACTAATGAATATATACAAGGTTGCAGTATAATCACAGCTCTTTATGGTAactaatattatgttagtttttgTTATTTGTACTGGTAgcaataattttacattttttctggtCAGTGCTTACAGCATGGCCTAATTTATAGTCAATTATGTTGAATATTGTGGTGACTGACAATATTTTATGTAGTATGTAAATAAGAGAAAATTCACTATGCTGTGAGGTACAGATATACTGTAatctgttttatgtttataaaaatctAAATGGAATAATGACTAAGCCAGGCCAGCTTTACTAATTCTTGTAATGTTGGTTCCTAGAAGCTTTCTGtattctttcttcctgttttaatttcattttattggcTAGTACAGAAAAGGTCAGCCGTTATCTTTCTGGCTCTATTAACAATCAGTAGAAGATAAAAGCAAGACAGAACTTTTAATTCTATGCttatttttgccatttgactATACCTGTGGGCCTTTTGTCAAAATGGCTATGTTTTTCTAAACAGCCTATATCCATTGTAATGCAAAGAACTCACCTGTTCTTGATTATAACTTATGTGATACGTATAACTACtcttaaatctctattttaatagcatttttgTAGAACACATATATTATGAGAAGAAATGGTTCTGTGATTAAGTAAGTTTAGGAAATACATGGGTAAAATAAATAAGGTTCTATGCTATGAGACTTAACTGAGACTTTAGTAAGGTTTGGGGAATGTCATACTTGTTCTTACAAACTTATTTGATCATGGAGGCTCTCTTTCATCTCACAGGACCAATGTTCCTCAGAACATACTTTTCGAAATGCCAAACTGCTAATTCTAAAATGTGCTATCGCTTTGACAATAATTCTAACATTTATATTGTTTGCTGTAATTATGATTTCATAGCACTAAAGAATTgtgttttatgtatacatataaaacctaagttttttttttttttttttgcggtacgcaggcctctcactgttgtggcctctcccgttgcggagcacaggctccggacaagcaggctcagtggccatggctcacgggcccagccgctccgcggcacgtgggatccccccggaccagggcacgaacccgtgtcccctgcatcggcaggcggactgtcaaccactgcgccaccagggaagccccaaacctaactattttaaacacttaaaatgtCAAACTTAGCCTAATATAAAATGCCATTATTGtttttagaaacaattttttattgaggtatagtgaatttacagtgttgtgttagtttcagatgtagacAAAgtgattcatacacacacacacacacattttttctttttcaggcaaAATGCTGTTATTCTTGACACTTTTCCCCTGACTCTTAGAGTTCAATATATCACTGATTTGTTGCTCGTACTCTCCTGTAGCTTTttagcctctctctctcctctgccactGTAACTGCTGCAAACCAGACTCCCAACAGTTTCCATACGGGCTCTTTCAACAGACCCCCAGTTCCACTCATCCCCACAAGTCCTTACCATGGCTAGTGATTTTTCTAACACATAATAagtcttataatgtttcttttctcttcctagaACAGTTCTGATACACAGTATATTCTCCATAAAGGTCTGTTGGATGATTAAATAAACTATGCTTGCCAAGACCATGATACTATAAAATGGTGTTCCACAGTCAGCACATAACACAAACATTTCACTTGGTTGAAATTACCCCATAAATTGACTTGAATCCAAGACAATCAAGATATACCCTCTCCTGCTTCTGCCGCTCCTGGTGCTGCTTGTGTGCTCGTTCCGTGCGGACCTGGTACCTCTTTTGTGAAGTGGCAGCTGAAGAGACTCCGGTGCTCGCCATGGCCAACGAAAAGCCCAAGGAAGGAGTCAAGACTGAGAACAACGATCATATTAATTTGAAGGTGGAGGGGCAGGATGGTTCTGTGGTGCAGTTTAAGAGTAAGAGGCATATGCCACTTAGTAAACTAATGAAAGCCTACTGTGAACACAGGGTTTGTCAATGAGGCAGATCAGATTCTGATTTGATGGGCAGCAATCAGTGAAGCAGACACATCTGCAGAGGTGTCTGAGGTTGTTTTATATTCAAAATTACCAGTTTTTAGAAAGAATTTTTCATGGTTGGAAATGGAGGATGAAGATACAATTGATGTGTTCTGGCAGCAGACAGGAGGTGTCTACTAAAAAGTGAACCTGCTACTTTACTCCAGAATTCTGTTCCTCTAGACCAAGAAGACATTCTAAATTAGAAAACCACAATTAGGTTCCACCACATCCTGACCACTCCAGTATAGTTTTCTCCACTCTTTGattttccccacccccattcctctATTGTACCTAAAGTAACTGATATATGTGTACAAgcatattgcatttttttaaactaaatggcCAATGGTATGTTTTGATCGACATCAAATGGAGTTGGGATGGAGAAAAATACTGGTTCTGTGAAAATACCCCCTTTTCTCCATTAGTGGCATGCTCATTCAGTTCTTATCTTTATATTCCAGTAAGTTATTTTgctctcactgttttttttttttaaagaaaaagaacataaaaatgctTGCATACCTTCCCTGATTGgagaattttaatgtttttcacttGTTTGTCATTAAGTAGGGATAAAttactctaaaataaataaatcctagaTAGTTTTCCCTTCAAGTCAAGCATCTTTCTGTTTAAATAAACTTCCtgtttaaaatggggaaaaaaaaagatataccctCCCAATAAATCCATGTAagcctatgttttttttttctttctgggattGAAATCTTTGCTGTTTCTCTGATTACCAGGAATCACTGTTGCTTTATATTTAGAGACACTATTATGTGTAAGATATGTATCTTTAAACATTGGAAATATATTTAATCATAAGATTTTTACAATCTGAGAGCCAGTCACATGGACACTGAGTTCCACTGAGGGAATGGCAAACTCATACCTACCATTTCACAGTAGCAAATCCTTGCTAACATTTTATCAGTCTGTAGCATACCCTCACTGAGGGAGCGAAATCACCCAATCagtttaattttgtattattttccttgttccctcttttcctgttttttttttttaaatcctcttttGGATGAATTTGTATGGTTTGATTTGTACAAATAAAATATGCCCATGCTGGAACTATACTGTGTATACTTGTGTTACTCTTGAACTACGATGTGGTGATACAACAGACAGATGTGTTTATCTCTAGGAAAATCAGCGGATGAGACTGAAATTAAATGTTAAGGCTGCTAGTGCAATAAAAAGGACTTCCCACCTATGGTTTGATTATGTGTGTGGGATGGAGGAAGAGGACTGAAGAAGAACTGAGATACCTTCCCACTGAAGGTAGGAAGAACAGAAGAATCTCAAATCATTTACATTGTACATTGAAGAGGTCCTTCTTAAATGTCCAGAGACTTTATATTATATACACTGCAGCCTTAAGCTACTCACAACTTCAAATCTCTCTTTTCACTTGTGGAATGTATAATTTATTATCAAATATGCTctataatgaaaattattatataatgtataaattTTTCTCTGCAAGCAAGTTAGGTACTTTCAAAAGTGATGAATTCTTGCAGGTCACAAAAGAGCAATATGGTATATTAAATAGATGATTTACTAGATGTCGCCTGTGACTCCTTCAGGTTGAAAGAACTGCTGTACTTTACAAAAGTGCTGCTCCACTTTTAGTAAATTACCTATGCTCTGATATAGCCCAATTGAATATCCCAAATCATAAATCCTGGTATAGAATGTGTCTGAAAGCTGTATCTCTCAtggaggtctttttttttaagagaaggaCTTATGATAACCCTCTGTGATATGAATTTATAATGCAGACAGCTGTTATTCTCAGTATAGACTTTAAGATTAAAATTActattgcttttttctctttgttcaaaACCTTCATCTTAGCAAAAATACCTAACTATTCAGCCATTCATTTCATGTGCCTCTTCATGTTTCCTATATAAGTAAACAAACTTCATTTTGTATACCTGCCTTAGATAATAAACCTCCCATAAGGCTATTTTATCATAATGgtaataaatattactttaaattataAACTATTACTCTAAGTCACATTTATTTTACTCTTCATTTTCCTCTGCACTTTGACACATTCAAATTATGTATCTGGAAAACTAAGAATAATATTGCTAAGGGtaataaaaaatattgctaaggataataataaaactaagGATAATATTGCTaaggataataaaaaatattgttaaggataataagcaataataatattgctaaaaataataataaaaatattgctaaggataataataaaaaatattgctaaggataataatattaattataataaatagagttttctattgtttcatctgttcactgaaaagaaaaagagcaaaaatcaGTCTTCATAacttgtgaattaattttgtgttCTAATTCCGCACTCCTGtttaagactaaaaaaaaaatccatcttaaCGTTATAATCAGTGGTTTATAAACCATTTTAATGACTCAGTAAGTCAACTTAGTACAATATGAGCTTCTATATCTTGTCACCTCACCTCACTAATTGCCTAGACTCATTCATCTGCTTTTGCTGGCTAGGAAAACATTACCTTCACCCTTCAGTGCTCTATGAGCTGTGTTCTCCATCACAGAGTAcgttctttgaaaaagaagagttcATTCTGTGACAAAGGTCTATGAATAGATATGTTCCTTTGATAGATCTCCCATGTTACCATATACAAATTCTACTAAAACTAATGGTCTCATGGGTGTTGGTAGTTCATCTATGATACCTACGTCACTAATTTTTAACCTCATTTTCAAGattgagataaaatttacataccataaaattcaccctttcaaAGTGTACAATTGAGTATCTTTTTAGCATATTAACAAAGCTGTGTAACCAACCCCACTATctaatttgagaatatttttgtcATCCCCAAAGAATTCCTATAGtaattagcagtcactccccatctgCTCCACTCCCAAGACCCTAGAAATTACTAATCAATATTTGTAGGAAACTGTGTATGAGAAGGCAAGTTCTTAATATGATTTTAATCAAATTAttagtacatttttaaaactacaatcGCTTTTCATTGCTTTATTTCTCTGTCATTGATTGTTAGTGATAGctgtcttttattattaaaaaattacttaagaCAGCTAACATATTAGTATAAAGTaagtttagagagaaaaaaagaaacttgtaaCAATTTTTTAACTCCTACCTCATCTTCTCACAAACGCTGCTTTCTCAGGAAAGTTTTTTCCCTGACTCTGGACTAGCTCAGAAGCCCCCATCATACAGCATTCCATCAATTAGTTTCAGGACATTGATTACAACttgtaattatatatgtatttgtatggcTCTTTGATTAAGGTCTGTTTCTATCTCTTGACTCCATGATCAATTAAGTCAAAGTTTCCATGTCTTTTTTGCACACTGTTTATAACTCTGGAGCCTAGTGTAGTGTTTGTGTATATAATGGACTTCTAATAAATATACACCATAAATATTaggaagaataaaatatacattagatTAATATCTTGCTGTTGACTAAATGCACAGCATGTAAAACTCATAGATTTTTCAAACCCTTTGCTCAGGGTAGCACAACAAATGCAATATAAAACCCaaagctttggaatcagaaatGTGTAGTTTTGAATTCCAGCTTCACTATTTACTGACTGAGTAGCCTCTCTtaccaaagagaagaaaattcaaaCTGGAAATGAAACAGGAGGTGTCTGTTCCATCTGGCATACGATGTGGTCTTAGATGAAATGAATTAAGAAACTCTCCTGACCTACTCCAGCATCTCTTGGAGGCGATATTATGAGGCTTTCATAAACGCCTTAGGAAGATAAACTAACCTCATCAATCCCGGAAGGAATACAAAACTTAGAGAAAGGGCAGGAGGAACTTTCCTGGAGTTTCTACCAAAACTTTTCCCTTGAGAGAGACagggtgcctttttttttttttttttttttttttttgtgctatgcgggcctctcactgttgtggcctctcccattgcggagcacaggctccagacgcgcaggctcagcggccatggccactggcccagccactctgcggcatgtaggaccttcccggaccggggcacgaacccgtgtccgctgcatcggcaggtggactctcaaccactgcgccaccagcgaagccctctcTGGATTCTTTATCCTTTAGAAGTCAGGGGGAAACAAGAGCTAACAGTACTAGTGAAAGGGAGCAGAAATCCTCTCATCTTCCCCCTTTTCTTATAATTCAGGGGTTTCTTTCCCTTGTTCCATAAATTTGGATAGAGAAAGATATCTATATTTTCATTAGACCCTaactaattttttataattttagcattTCCTTTAATTTCAAATGTAAGCAACAAATTACATTAGCATTAGAAGTAAATGGGACTTTGTTGCCAaatcacatatttttttaatattatatataattgttgCAGATACCTCAAAATATTGTTTATGCTCATCACTACTAAAAATTATAGTAGGTACTAGAGTCTTGCTGCTGGAACTTCTAATTTAAGGCATTAATTAAGAAGTGCATATATTATTAcatcaaaaatgttttttca carries:
- the LOC132508111 gene encoding small ubiquitin-related modifier 2-like — its product is MANEKPKEGVKTENNDHINLKVEGQDGSVVQFKSKRHMPLSKLMKAYCEHRNFSWLEMEDEDTIDVFWQQTGGVY